One Kaistella polysaccharea DNA segment encodes these proteins:
- a CDS encoding LolA family protein: MQTLLKKISVGILVIATTASFSAQKIDAKAKSILDAVASNYKSKNNVYFKFIYGTGTGKNVTKTEPGIFYSAKDQYKLKIMGTEQIFDGNKIYNISAEDQEITVAKPTGNEQMFSPLNYIEEYKKGYHVKYVGKLNVNGVNADYIKLTPTTDNGIKEVKLFVNGPKKQLVKIEQYSKDNNVSVIAIQDYRENQKLSNTMFTFNKDNYKNYFVTEL; this comes from the coding sequence ATGCAAACACTATTAAAAAAAATATCAGTAGGAATTTTAGTCATCGCAACAACCGCCAGTTTCTCTGCACAGAAAATTGACGCAAAAGCGAAAAGTATTCTAGACGCCGTAGCGAGTAATTATAAAAGTAAAAATAATGTTTACTTTAAATTTATTTACGGAACCGGAACTGGAAAAAATGTGACGAAAACAGAACCTGGAATTTTCTACTCTGCAAAAGATCAGTACAAATTAAAAATAATGGGTACTGAACAAATTTTTGATGGCAATAAAATTTATAATATTTCTGCAGAAGACCAGGAAATAACAGTCGCAAAGCCAACAGGAAACGAGCAAATGTTCTCTCCTCTTAATTATATCGAAGAATATAAAAAAGGATACCATGTAAAATATGTCGGTAAATTAAATGTAAATGGTGTAAATGCAGATTATATTAAACTAACTCCGACCACCGATAACGGAATTAAAGAAGTGAAACTTTTTGTGAATGGTCCGAAAAAACAGTTGGTGAAAATAGAACAGTATTCTAAGGATAACAATGTTTCTGTGATCGCAATTCAGGATTATAGAGAAAATCAAAAACTAAGCAATACCATGTTTACCTTCAATAAAGACAACTACAAAAATTATTTTGTTACGGAGCTTTAA
- a CDS encoding LptF/LptG family permease codes for MIKKLDGYVIKTFFGPFLFIFSVLFFIFVVNIIWIRLAQFTGKGLSYWEILKLLSYLSAIVVQLVLPLTILLSSIMTFGDFGERYELAAMKAAGISLTRIMLPLFFTTLFFALLLFVFSNNVVPDFQRKAKNMLYNIAATKPALNFTPGQFIQQIPGYSVKFDKISGESGENLTGVFIHKMATSFEDQQSIVAETGKFVPAVNPNYLKLVLFNGHVYEDQLTGADYNQRLKQPDQAIKFDTLVSHFNISDIINKAIEAEKITDDYSFQNILQLNKTIKETKKSNENILNNMNYELVSQANSYVTYIDNTKLKKTITPPPKVDTIKQKRKNEMLYSAYNKIENIKLSTLGKDPQIKDMHAYFSRVIMHQQRIVSYSVTCIIFFLIGSSLGSIIRKGGLGLPVVIAIVVFILFYLLNLSAENIAWSGGMDPYLAAWLPNLVLLPFGIWLTYKALTDSQLFDIEKYKALFKPIIARFSKNKEHTRYR; via the coding sequence ATGATAAAAAAACTTGACGGTTACGTCATTAAAACTTTTTTCGGCCCCTTTTTATTTATATTCAGCGTGCTGTTTTTCATATTTGTAGTTAATATTATATGGATCAGATTGGCGCAGTTTACGGGAAAAGGTTTGAGTTACTGGGAAATCCTGAAACTCCTCTCCTACCTTTCTGCTATTGTTGTACAACTGGTTTTGCCACTTACCATTCTGCTTTCATCAATCATGACCTTTGGAGATTTCGGAGAGCGTTATGAGCTCGCCGCTATGAAAGCTGCAGGAATTTCGCTGACTCGAATTATGCTTCCCTTATTCTTTACTACCTTATTTTTTGCCCTGCTCCTATTTGTATTTTCCAATAATGTGGTGCCGGATTTTCAGCGAAAAGCTAAAAATATGCTTTATAACATTGCTGCAACAAAGCCTGCATTAAACTTTACGCCGGGTCAGTTTATCCAGCAAATTCCAGGTTACAGCGTAAAGTTTGACAAAATATCTGGCGAAAGTGGAGAAAATCTAACCGGTGTTTTTATTCATAAAATGGCAACTTCGTTTGAGGATCAACAATCTATTGTCGCTGAAACCGGGAAATTTGTACCGGCTGTAAATCCTAATTATTTGAAATTGGTTTTATTTAATGGTCATGTTTATGAAGACCAACTGACTGGCGCCGATTATAATCAGCGATTAAAGCAACCGGATCAGGCGATTAAATTTGACACTTTAGTGTCGCATTTCAATATTTCAGATATCATTAACAAAGCGATTGAGGCGGAAAAAATTACGGATGATTATTCTTTTCAAAATATTCTACAGCTTAATAAAACCATCAAGGAAACTAAAAAAAGCAACGAAAATATTCTGAATAATATGAATTACGAATTGGTCAGTCAAGCCAACAGTTACGTAACTTACATTGACAATACTAAACTAAAAAAGACCATCACGCCACCGCCAAAAGTTGATACGATAAAACAAAAGCGTAAAAATGAGATGCTGTATTCTGCCTATAATAAAATCGAAAATATTAAGCTTTCGACGCTTGGAAAAGATCCACAGATTAAAGATATGCATGCGTACTTCTCACGTGTGATTATGCATCAGCAAAGAATTGTTTCGTATTCTGTGACCTGTATTATTTTCTTTCTTATTGGTTCCAGTTTAGGGTCGATTATTCGAAAAGGAGGGCTGGGACTTCCGGTTGTGATTGCAATTGTTGTGTTTATCCTGTTTTATCTTTTAAATCTTTCCGCTGAAAATATTGCATGGTCTGGCGGAATGGATCCCTACTTAGCAGCATGGTTGCCTAATCTGGTGCTATTGCCTTTCGGGATTTGGCTGACCTATAAAGCGCTAACCGATTCGCAACTATTTGATATTGAAAAATATAAAGCACTCTTCAAACCGATTATAGCTAGATTCAGTAAAAATAAAGAACACACGCGGTATCGATAA
- a CDS encoding glutathione peroxidase yields MKKLFILLLASGAMLQSCKNSNKNTAQVNTTNDTMLKTLYDYKVESLDGKEINFADYKGKKVLIVNTASECGFTPQYADLEKLSKDYADKVVVVGFPANNFGGQEPGSNAEIGAFCEKNFGVTFPMAAKVSVKGDDIAPIFKFLTEKEMNGVKNTAILWNFTKFLIDENGHLIDSYISTTKPTSDSITKYLK; encoded by the coding sequence ATGAAAAAATTATTTATACTACTATTAGCAAGCGGAGCAATGTTGCAAAGCTGCAAAAATTCAAATAAAAATACAGCTCAAGTGAACACGACAAATGATACGATGCTCAAAACTCTTTACGATTATAAAGTTGAAAGTTTAGACGGCAAGGAAATTAATTTCGCCGATTATAAGGGAAAAAAAGTTTTAATCGTAAATACGGCTTCTGAATGTGGATTTACGCCCCAATATGCAGATCTGGAAAAACTCTCCAAGGATTACGCAGATAAAGTTGTGGTTGTAGGTTTTCCTGCAAATAATTTTGGAGGACAAGAACCTGGTAGCAATGCGGAAATTGGAGCATTTTGCGAGAAAAATTTCGGAGTAACTTTTCCAATGGCAGCAAAAGTTTCTGTAAAAGGAGATGATATTGCACCGATATTTAAATTTCTTACCGAAAAAGAAATGAATGGTGTTAAAAACACTGCTATTCTTTGGAATTTCACTAAGTTTTTAATTGACGAGAACGGCCATTTAATTGATTCTTACATCAGTACAACAAAACCAACCAGTGACTCTATCACAAAATATTTGAAATAA
- a CDS encoding histidine kinase — translation MKKIFLVFLLAINSVISAQTAKEIIDKNIEVSGGLTNWKLLNSVLLQGKVTLGINDEYPIKIYQQRPNLTKTTITIDKKESAIEGYDGEKGYAMNYATNKVQEYPNYSPESFDNDFIDWENKGFEAAYIGKEKVGDILCQKVELTKNVNKTLYYFDAKTYMIVKEIKKDDTLTYSDYQQVGNLMMPFRIESSSPKKDSDYVMVLNKIETNKVFPANTFKF, via the coding sequence ATGAAAAAGATTTTTTTAGTATTTCTCCTCGCTATAAATTCAGTGATATCAGCACAAACTGCAAAAGAAATTATCGATAAAAATATTGAAGTTTCCGGTGGATTGACCAATTGGAAACTTTTAAATTCTGTCTTGTTGCAGGGTAAAGTGACTTTGGGAATTAATGATGAATATCCGATTAAAATATATCAGCAACGCCCAAATCTTACGAAGACGACGATTACTATTGACAAAAAAGAATCAGCGATTGAAGGTTATGATGGTGAGAAAGGATATGCCATGAATTACGCAACCAATAAAGTTCAGGAATACCCAAATTACTCCCCAGAAAGTTTTGATAACGATTTTATTGACTGGGAGAATAAAGGATTTGAAGCGGCCTATATCGGTAAAGAAAAAGTTGGCGACATACTTTGTCAGAAGGTTGAACTTACTAAAAACGTAAATAAAACGCTCTATTACTTTGATGCTAAAACGTACATGATCGTCAAGGAAATAAAAAAAGATGATACCCTTACGTATTCTGATTATCAGCAAGTAGGAAATTTGATGATGCCTTTCCGGATCGAATCGTCTTCGCCAAAAAAAGACAGTGATTATGTAATGGTTTTAAATAAAATAGAAACAAACAAAGTATTCCCAGCGAATACATTTAAATTTTAA
- the kdsB gene encoding 3-deoxy-manno-octulosonate cytidylyltransferase, whose product MKIIAVIPARYQATRFPGKLMQKLGEKTVIATTYQNVVDTKLFDEVFVATDSEIIFEEIQSIKGQVVMTGEHETGSDRIAEAVKAIDCDIVVNVQGDEPFLKTEPLEKLISVFQTDDKKEISLASLKIKLRNKEEIENANNVKVITDSDGFALYFSRSVIPYTREKFENTEYFKHIGVYVFRKEALQQFSKLKMKPLEIAEKIECLRYLEYGMKIKMIETDFVGVGIDVPADLDEARRLLGL is encoded by the coding sequence ATGAAGATCATCGCTGTAATTCCTGCCCGATATCAGGCAACGCGCTTTCCTGGGAAGCTAATGCAAAAGCTCGGCGAGAAAACTGTCATTGCAACAACCTATCAAAATGTTGTAGACACGAAGCTTTTTGACGAAGTATTCGTGGCGACCGATTCAGAAATTATATTTGAAGAAATTCAGTCCATTAAGGGTCAGGTTGTGATGACTGGGGAACACGAAACAGGTAGCGACAGAATTGCGGAAGCCGTGAAAGCGATAGATTGTGATATAGTGGTGAATGTGCAGGGAGATGAACCTTTCCTGAAAACTGAACCTCTCGAGAAGCTGATTTCAGTATTTCAAACTGATGACAAAAAAGAAATTTCGCTGGCGTCTCTTAAAATCAAATTAAGAAATAAAGAAGAGATAGAAAATGCCAATAATGTGAAAGTTATTACTGATAGTGATGGCTTTGCACTTTATTTCAGCAGATCGGTCATTCCGTACACGCGGGAAAAATTTGAAAATACAGAATATTTTAAGCATATTGGCGTTTATGTTTTCAGAAAAGAGGCTTTGCAGCAATTTTCGAAATTGAAAATGAAACCTTTGGAAATTGCGGAGAAAATAGAATGCCTGCGTTATTTAGAATACGGCATGAAAATTAAAATGATTGAAACCGATTTCGTGGGTGTGGGAATAGATGTTCCTGCGGATTTAGATGAAGCACGCAGACTTTTAGGATTATAA
- a CDS encoding pyridoxal phosphate-dependent aminotransferase translates to MKVSKLAENLVGSEIIKIGNQVNDLKAQGADIANLTIGDLDSNIYPIPDLLKAEVQKAYQNNLTNYPPANGLLSLRKAVSEDLKNRWNLDYSANEILVSGGSRPLIYATFKTIVDPDDKVIYPVPSWNNNHYSYLTEAQKIEVETSEENNFLPTAAELEPHLKGAVLLALCSPLNPTGTMFTKKQLSDICEIVIKENKSRSAEEKPLYIMYDQIYALLTFDEEHFNPVSLYPELKEYTIFIDGASKCFAATGIRVGWSFGPSTIIDKMKAFLGHVGAWAPKPEQEAVSVLLNHPEEVNKFVDNFKGKIAESLTVLHEGIQNLKNKGFAVESIVPMGALYLTIKLDFVGKTKPDGSVIEDSSDLVFYLIDNAGIALVPFSAFGNSRMMPWYRASAGGLSKDDIKNMLPRLEQALEKLS, encoded by the coding sequence ATGAAAGTATCAAAGCTCGCCGAAAATCTTGTCGGCTCGGAAATTATAAAAATCGGAAATCAAGTAAACGATTTAAAAGCACAAGGTGCTGACATCGCAAATCTTACCATCGGTGATCTAGATTCTAATATTTATCCCATTCCGGATTTACTTAAAGCTGAAGTTCAGAAAGCTTATCAAAATAATCTAACGAATTATCCGCCTGCAAATGGTTTACTTTCTTTGCGGAAAGCGGTGTCAGAAGACCTTAAAAATAGATGGAACCTTGATTATTCTGCTAATGAAATCTTGGTTTCTGGAGGTTCTAGACCTTTGATTTATGCTACATTTAAAACGATTGTTGATCCCGATGACAAAGTAATTTATCCCGTTCCATCCTGGAATAATAATCATTATTCATATCTTACAGAGGCACAAAAAATAGAAGTTGAAACATCCGAGGAAAATAATTTTCTTCCCACAGCCGCAGAATTAGAACCGCATTTGAAAGGCGCAGTTTTATTAGCGCTTTGTTCGCCACTGAATCCAACTGGAACTATGTTTACTAAGAAGCAGCTTTCTGATATCTGCGAAATTGTAATTAAAGAAAACAAAAGTCGAAGTGCTGAAGAGAAACCTCTTTACATAATGTACGATCAAATTTATGCGCTGCTAACCTTTGACGAAGAACATTTTAATCCCGTTTCGCTTTATCCCGAACTAAAAGAATACACGATCTTTATTGACGGTGCTTCAAAATGCTTTGCAGCTACAGGAATCCGCGTGGGGTGGAGTTTTGGTCCTTCAACTATCATTGATAAAATGAAAGCTTTCTTGGGGCACGTCGGCGCGTGGGCACCAAAACCAGAACAGGAAGCAGTTTCTGTTTTGTTGAATCATCCTGAAGAAGTAAATAAATTTGTCGATAATTTTAAAGGAAAAATTGCGGAAAGTCTTACTGTTCTTCATGAAGGAATTCAAAATCTTAAAAATAAAGGATTTGCAGTAGAAAGTATTGTCCCTATGGGCGCTCTTTACCTGACTATAAAACTCGATTTTGTCGGGAAAACTAAACCTGACGGCAGCGTTATCGAAGATTCTTCTGACTTGGTTTTTTATCTCATTGACAATGCCGGAATCGCCTTGGTTCCTTTTTCAGCCTTTGGAAATTCCAGAATGATGCCGTGGTATCGAGCTTCGGCAGGTGGTTTATCTAAAGATGATATTAAAAATATGTTGCCTCGATTGGAACAAGCTTTAGAAAAACTATCTTAA
- a CDS encoding phospho-sugar mutase: MTTLEKANLWLTDTFDEETQKTIRQWIATGSDEMEDSFYRELEFGTGGMRGIMGVGTNRLNKYTLGQATQGLANYLHQQFPNQEIKVAIAYDVRHNSKEFGKMCADVLTANGIKVLLFKEHRPTPELSFTVRDKNCNAGIVLTASHNPPEYNGYKVYWDDGAQIVPPDDEAIIKEVYSVKFDEIKFEGNDDLIEWIGEEQDDVYIDACIENSLYQNVGRDNLNIVFTSIHGTTYTTVPQALAKAGFKKVDLVREQMIPSGNFPTVSSPNPEEPAALEMALDLARITNGDIVIGTDPDGDRLGIAVRNIEGEMQLLNGNQTNTILTYYILDQWQKAGKITGKEFIGSTIVTSDIFYDIAEKFGVECKVGLTGFKWIGKMIRDFEGEEKFICGGEESFGFMTGDFVRDKDSCGSILLACEIAAWCKANGSTMFEYMIEIYKDLGLYYEGLVNVVRKGRTGAEEIQQMMKDFRENPPKEIAGSKVAIVKDFQEQTSLNMVDHTKSTMDEIPKSNVLIYYTEDGTKVCVRPSGTEPKIKFYVSVKDEIRSKEEFKEKIALLNDKIDQVKNDLKL, translated from the coding sequence ATGACCACTTTAGAAAAAGCAAATCTCTGGTTAACAGATACTTTCGATGAAGAGACGCAAAAAACAATTCGTCAGTGGATTGCAACTGGTTCCGATGAAATGGAAGATTCATTCTACCGTGAGCTCGAATTTGGGACAGGCGGCATGCGTGGAATTATGGGAGTTGGCACCAACAGGCTTAATAAATATACGCTTGGTCAGGCAACACAGGGTTTAGCAAATTATCTGCATCAGCAATTTCCGAATCAGGAAATAAAAGTTGCGATCGCTTACGACGTTCGACATAATTCGAAAGAATTTGGTAAAATGTGTGCTGATGTTTTAACCGCAAACGGAATTAAAGTTTTACTATTTAAGGAGCACCGCCCAACACCCGAGCTTTCTTTTACTGTACGAGATAAAAATTGCAACGCTGGAATCGTTTTGACCGCTTCCCATAATCCCCCCGAATACAATGGCTATAAAGTTTATTGGGATGATGGAGCGCAGATCGTTCCACCAGATGACGAAGCAATTATTAAAGAAGTCTATTCCGTAAAATTCGACGAAATTAAATTTGAAGGAAATGATGATTTAATTGAGTGGATTGGCGAGGAGCAAGACGATGTTTATATTGATGCTTGTATCGAAAATTCTCTCTACCAAAATGTAGGACGTGATAATTTAAACATTGTTTTTACTTCAATTCACGGCACAACCTATACCACAGTTCCTCAAGCTCTGGCAAAGGCAGGATTTAAAAAAGTAGATCTCGTTCGTGAGCAAATGATTCCAAGTGGTAATTTCCCGACCGTTTCTTCTCCAAATCCCGAGGAACCTGCAGCTTTGGAAATGGCGCTCGATTTAGCACGCATTACAAATGGAGACATTGTGATTGGAACAGATCCTGATGGCGACCGTTTAGGAATTGCAGTTCGTAATATTGAGGGGGAAATGCAGTTGCTCAACGGAAATCAAACCAACACGATTTTAACGTACTATATTTTAGATCAATGGCAGAAAGCCGGAAAAATTACAGGTAAGGAATTCATTGGATCTACCATTGTAACCTCAGATATTTTCTATGATATTGCGGAAAAATTTGGTGTTGAATGTAAAGTTGGTTTGACAGGATTTAAATGGATCGGAAAAATGATCCGTGATTTTGAAGGCGAAGAAAAATTTATTTGTGGTGGCGAAGAAAGTTTCGGTTTTATGACCGGAGATTTTGTGCGCGATAAAGATTCTTGTGGATCCATATTATTGGCTTGTGAAATTGCCGCTTGGTGTAAAGCTAATGGCAGTACAATGTTCGAATATATGATCGAAATTTACAAAGACCTCGGTTTATATTATGAAGGATTGGTCAATGTAGTTCGAAAAGGGAGAACCGGCGCGGAAGAAATTCAGCAGATGATGAAAGATTTCCGGGAAAATCCGCCGAAAGAAATTGCAGGTTCAAAAGTAGCCATCGTAAAAGATTTTCAGGAGCAAACCTCACTGAATATGGTAGACCACACAAAATCTACGATGGATGAAATTCCAAAATCTAATGTGTTGATTTATTATACCGAAGACGGCACCAAAGTATGTGTGCGCCCATCCGGCACGGAACCTAAAATTAAATTTTACGTTTCTGTAAAAGATGAAATTCGCTCTAAAGAAGAGTTTAAAGAAAAAATTGCGCTTTTGAATGATAAAATAGATCAGGTGAAAAACGATCTTAAACTTTAA
- a CDS encoding GIN domain-containing protein, with translation MKNFLYFLVFLILMSCGKVSPKGDIVSKDIKVEDFVNVNLDGKFRAFYIKSDSSYVNVETYKNVGNNLNIKVKNKSLNIEESRETEGVDFYNVTIYSKYSLEKVALSESVELNISSEIKTDNFRLNLKNSAKFIGSVNTRRAEVEMTQKSRANFLGKTKDAVLKVSDTASIIAPYWMINNLQLSLKNGSYTEVNVSDSLKGNVNNTAKLTYYNDPIQALKIEKTANVQHGKLD, from the coding sequence ATGAAAAATTTTCTGTATTTCCTGGTATTCCTTATTTTAATGTCATGTGGAAAAGTCAGTCCCAAAGGCGATATCGTGAGCAAAGATATCAAAGTTGAGGACTTTGTAAATGTAAATTTAGACGGAAAATTCCGGGCTTTTTATATTAAAAGTGACAGCAGTTACGTAAATGTTGAAACTTATAAAAATGTAGGAAATAATCTAAACATTAAAGTAAAAAATAAATCTTTAAATATTGAGGAAAGTCGCGAAACCGAAGGTGTTGATTTTTACAATGTCACCATTTATTCCAAATACAGTTTAGAAAAAGTCGCACTTTCGGAATCAGTGGAATTGAATATTTCCAGTGAGATTAAGACCGATAATTTTCGGCTTAATTTAAAAAATAGTGCTAAATTTATTGGTTCAGTTAATACCCGACGCGCAGAAGTAGAAATGACGCAAAAAAGCCGAGCAAATTTTTTAGGTAAAACAAAAGACGCAGTTTTGAAAGTTTCTGATACAGCAAGTATTATTGCGCCGTATTGGATGATAAATAACCTTCAACTTTCATTAAAAAATGGCAGTTATACGGAAGTTAATGTTTCCGATTCTTTAAAAGGAAATGTAAATAATACCGCAAAACTTACGTATTATAATGATCCCATTCAGGCTTTAAAAATTGAAAAAACTGCCAACGTTCAGCACGGAAAGTTGGACTAA